AGGCGGGTGCTCACGGCCGTGCGGCGGGCCAATTCTCCGATCAACATATGACCTCCCTCACCGCCCGCTTGCCTTCACACTCATGTGAATTCCTAACTTGGCCGGCATGACAGCAATTCCCTTGCAGACGACCGTCACCGGTTCCGGCCCCGGCCTCGTTCTCGCGCACGGCGCGGGCGGCACCATCGACACCAACTTCGGCACCCTGATCCCGGCGCTGGCCGCGACGCACACCGTGGTCGCCTCCGACTATCCGGACGAGGACGTGCGACTCGACCTCGACGGCTTGGCGGACGCGCTCGTCGGCGCCGCGGTCGAGCGTGGCGTGGAAACGTTCACTGTGCTGGGCTACTCACTCGGCAGCACGGTGGCCGTGCGGGCCGCAGTACGACACCCCGACCGGGTGCGTGGCCTGATCTTGGCCGCCGGGTTCGCCAAGGCCGACAACCGGGCTCGCCTGGCTGTGCAGCTCTGGCAGGACCTGCTCGAGCGTGGGGAAGCCACCACCTTCTCCCGGCTGACGCTTTCGATGGCGTTCAGCGCGACCTTCTTGAACGAGCTGTCCGCCGACGCGGTCGACGAAGCCGTCCGGGCCGGCGCCACCACCATCCCGGGCGGCACCCGGCAGCAGGCTGCCCTGGTCGAACGAGTCGACACCACACGGGATCTGCCGCGGCTCGAGGTGCCGACCTTGATCGTCAACGCGACCGAAGACCTCTTGATCGACCCGTCGAATTCGCGTTTCCTCGCCGACACCATCCCGGGAGCCGAGTACACCGAGATCGCGGCCGGTCACGTCCTCATGGCCGAACAGCCCGAGCAGTGGCGTAAGACCGTCGACGAGTTCCTGGTTCGGCACAGTCTTTGAGATACCGGCACGGCTGACCCGTCTGCCGGGTCAGCCCAGGTGCTTGGCGCGAGCCCAGAGTTCGGACCACGGCGCGCGCAGGTCGCGGCAGATGAACAGTGGTTCGCCCTGCTCGTCGTTGTCGATGTCGAGCCCGTTGTCGATCCGGCCCGCGGGTTGGATATCGGCGAAGATCTCGGCCAGGCGGTCACGGTCGATACCGACGGTGAGGTACTCGGCGGTGCCGTCGCGCGGCGGCCCCCACCACCAGTACGAGTTGTGGCCGGAATGCGGCACGGGCAGGCGGTACGGGGCGCCGAAGCGTTCGATGGCTCCGGCTTCGCCGTAGTTGGCCGTGAGCACGGCGACATTGTCGCCCATGCCCGCACGCACCGCGCCGACCTGACGGACGAATTCCGGCCAGCCGATCGTCTCGCCGGCGTCGTAATTGACCGCGAGGACCGGCGTGTCCTTCAGCACCGAGACGGGCAGTACCGGCAGAAACAGCACCGCACAGAGCGCCGCGTTGACCGCGACACCGAAACTCACTGCGGCCCAGCGGGTCTTGCGCTCCCCCAACCAGCCCGCGAGCGGGACGGCACCGGCCGCGAGCAGGATCGGATACATCGAGCCCAGGTAATAGGCTTTGCCGCCGATCACGAGGAACAGCACGAAGAGCAGGCCGTACGTGGCGGCGAAGGCGCGATAGCGGCGGTCCCTGGCCAGCCGCCACAACCCGAAGAGCCACAGCGGCACCAACACGGGGCCCATCAGCCCGAACTGCAAGAGCACGAACATGATCGGGGAATCCGAGGTGCCGGAGGAGCCGCCCGCGATCGCCCGGCCCATCTCCCATTGCGGCCAGCCGTTGCGTGCCTGCCACACCAGATAGGGCAGCCAGATCAGCACGGCGATCCCGATCGCGAGGGGAAAGTACTTGGTGGCGAAGATCTTTCGCGGCCCGAACAGGAGCAACGAGACCACCAGCGCGGCGAGCGGGAAGATGAGCAGCAGTTTGTTCTGCAAGCCGACGCCCACGACCACGCCGATCACAATCCACAGACGTGGGCCGTTGAACCACAACGATTTTCGCCGAGCCGTCGATTCGACGCCGTCCTGGCCCACGAGTTTCAGTGCCAGCAGCGACAGCACCGACCACACGGCCAGGTCGAACACCGCGGTGCTGAGCATGTGCCCGGCGCCCATCAGCAGGGCGGCGCTCGCGACCGCCGCGGCGGCCAGTGCCTGCGCGCCTCGGCCGCCGCCGAACTCCCGAGCGAGCAGTCCGGCGCAGACCACCACGAGGGTTGCCGCGAGCACGCCGGGCAGCCGCAGCAGGAGTAACGAATCGGGATCGATTGCCGCCATCAGCTCGGCCACCAGCGGAGTCAACGGGGGCTGGTCCGGGTACCCCCAGGAAAGATGCCGACCGGCCGCCAGGAAATACAGCTCGTCCCGGTGATACCCGTAACGCGAGGCCAATGTGACAAGAACTACGGCAAAGCACGCCGCAACGATGGGCACCCCTTCAGCGTGGCACAAACGCCGCCGTCGCGCGGGCGGTCCGGGCTACGCACGCTCGGCCGGAGGTCGCGCTGCCGAGCCGGTCACAGCGGCGTATGCTGCACCTCGACGCGGTTCTTACTGGGGAGTAAGATAGTCTTACTCAGGAGTAAGATAGCTGGGACAAGACCTCACCCCCACCCACCCGAGAAAACAGGTGATGATGAGCACTCGAGACAGCGCAACGAAGCGACGTCCAGACACGTCCGCGGTCGGCCTGAACCACCCCAAACGGGACTGGATGGGCGCGGCTATGCGGGTGATGACGACCCTGACCGGGTCGGAACTCGCCGAGAAGTACAACCTGCGCAAGCCGATCGAGCGAGTCACCTACGAGGGCACCAAGACCGGCTTCCGCACCCTCGGCGCCGCGACCCGCGTTTTCGCCAAGGTCACCGGTAACGGCCAGCCGAAGCGGCTCGCGCCCAACGAGGCGAAGAACAAGGACTTCTTCGACCTCACGCCGACCGACGAGCAGCAGATGATCACCGAGACGGTGAAGGAATTCGCCGACGAGATCCTGCGCCCGGCCGCCTACGAGGCCGACGCGGCCGCCAAGGCCCCGCGCGATCTGCTCGAACGCGCCGCCGAACTGGGCATCACGCTGATCAACGTGCCCGAGGAACTCGAAGGCGCCGCCTCCGAGCGCGGTGCGGTCACCAATTCCCTTGTGGCCGAGGCGCTTGCGCACGGCGACATGGGCCTGGCGCTGCCCATCCTCGCGCCGAGCGGCGTCGCGGTCGCCCTCTCCCAGTGGGGTACCGACGCCCAGCAGAAGACCTACCTGCCCGCCTTCACCGGCGAGAACGTGCCGCAGGCTTCCGTCGTGATCAGCGAGCCGCGCGCACTGTTCGATCCGTTCGCGTTGCAGACCAAGGCCGTTCGCTCCCCCAGCGGTTACCGGATCTCCGGCGTGAAGAGCCTGGTGCCCGCGGCCGCGGACGCCGAACTGTTCCTGATCGCCGCCGAACTCGACGGCCGCCCTGCGCTTTTCATCGTCCCCTCGGACGCGCCCGGCCTGGTGGTCGAGGCCGATCCGAGCATGGGCCTGCGCGCGGCCGGGCTCGGCCGCCTGCTGCTCGACAACGTCGCGGTCGGCACCGACGCGATCCTCGGTGACGGCGACGCCAAGCAGCGTGCCGAGGACTACGCCGACGCGGTCCGGCTGGCCCGCCTCGGCTGGGCCTCGCTCGCCGTCGGCACCGGACAAGCCGTGCTGGACTACGTGATTCCGTACGTGAACGAGCGCGAAGCGTTCGGCGAGCCGATCTCGAATCGGCAGGCGGTCGCCTTCATGGTCGCCAACATCGCGATCGAACTCGACGGGCTGCGGCTGGTCACCCTGCGCGGCGCCTCCCGCGCCGAACAGGGACTCTCCTTCGCCCGTGAGGCGGCGCTGGCCCGGAAGCTGGCCACGGACAAGGGCATGCAGATCGGCCTCGACGGCGTGCAACTGCTCGGCGGTCACGGCTTCACCAAGGAACACCCGGTCGAGCGCTGGTACCGCGATCTGCGGGCCATCGGCGTCGCCGAAGGTGTCGTGCTCATCTAGTCGGCCCGTTCCTTACTTCAGGAGACCTCAACAATGATCAACCTCGAACTCCCCAAGAAGCTGCGGGCCAGCGCCAACCAGGCCCATCAGGTCGCGACCGAGATCTTCCGCCCGATCTCGCGCAAATACGACCTCGCCGAGCACGAGTACCCGGTCGAGCTGGACACCATGGCTGCCATGGTCGAAGGCCTCGCCGACTCCGGCACGCAGAAGATCGGCGGCGCGGCCGGCGGCCGGGAAGACGACAGCGAGACCAACGGGCACGCCACCGAGCTGCTCGGAAACAGCAACGGCGGCAACATGTCCGCGCTGCTGAACGCCCTGGAGACCTCCTGGGGCGACGTCGGCCTGATGCTCTCGATCCCCTACCAGGGACTGGGCAACGCGGCCATCGCGGCTGTCGCCACCGACGAGCAGCTGAAGCGATTCGGCAAGGTGTGGGCCTCCATGGCGATCACCGAGCCGTCGTTCGGTTCCGACTCCGCCGCCGTCACCACCACCGCCGTGCTCGACGGCGACGAATGGGTGCTCAACGGCGAGAAGATCTTCGTGACCGCGGGCCAGCGCTCCACCCACATCGTGGTGTGGGCGTCGGTCGACCGCAGTCTCGGCCGCGCGGCGATCAAGTCGTTCGTGGTGCCGCGCGACGCTCCCGGTCTCTCGGTGGCCCGGCTCGAGCACAAGCTCGGCATCAAGGCCTCCGACACCGCGGTGCTGCTGCTGCAGGACTGCCGGATTCCGAAGGACAACATCCTCGGCAGCCCGGAAGTCAACGTGGAGAAGGGTTTTGCCGGGGTCATGCAGACCTTCGACAACACCCGGCCGATGGTCGCCGCGATGGCGGTCGGCGTCGCCCGCGCCGCCCTCGAGGAGCTGCGGGCCATCCTGACCGACGCCGGTGTCGAGATCTCCTACGACACCCCGCCGAACAACCAGCACGCCGCGGCCGCCGAATTCCTGCGCATGGAAGCCGATTACGAGTCCGCCTACCTGCTGTCGCTGCGCGCCGCGTGGATGGCCGACAACAAGAAGCCGAACTCGCTCGAGGCCTCGATGTCCAAGGCCAAGGCCGGCCGCACCGGCACCGACGTCTCGCTCAAGGCCGTCGAACTCGCGGGCGCCATCGGCTACTCGCAGCGCACCCTGCTGGAGAAGTGGGGCCGTGACTCGAAGATCCTCGACATCTTCGAAGGCACCCAGCAGATCCAGCAGCTCATCGTCGCCCGCCGCATCCTCGGCAAGACGAGTGCGGAACTGAAGTAGTTCGTACCCGAAGGCAAATCGGCGTCGGTCCAGATCTGGGCCGACGCCGATTTGCTGTCCGGGTCGCCAGGATTCCGACCGCGAGTTCGCCATTGCGATGTGGGTCACACCTCGCGTATGCTGCTGCGGCATATGTTAGACGATGGCGTCTGGCAATTGATGTCGGGAGACAATGGTGTACCGATCTGCGCTTACCGCTTTGGTTTTCGTCGCTGCGATGCTGTTGCCCGGCGTCGGGGCCGCCGGGGCCGAGCCCGGCGATCCGAATCTGCCGCCGGTCTCCGGTGGGCCGGGCGGAGTGTGGCCCAAGACGGTGCAGGGGGATATCCATCGGACGTTCGCGCAGCTCGGACCGCACACGGTAGCGGTATCGCAGCAGTTGCATCCGTGTGATGACCTGTACGGCAGCATCCAGCGCCTCGGGTTCTGGATCATGGGCGGCCGCGATGGCGACAAGATGCAGTGCACCACGGCGTTCCCGCACGGCCTCGATTCGCCCATCGGGATGCTGTACTACTGGCCCACCGACCTGCCGGACCAGTCCGCCGCACCGGTACTGGTGTGGTTGCCCGGACTCGACGGTGACGCAGGGCAATACGACCAGATCGCCCGGCTGTGGGCCAGTCGCGGTTTCGTGGTCGCCATGCCGTACAACTTCATCAACTCCTTTCCCACCGACGATCTGTGGGGTATCCAGGCGCTGCTGCGCGAGGAGGCGCGGCCGGACTCACCGCTGCACGGCAAGGTCGACTTCACCCGCACCATCCTCGGCGGACACTCCGGCGGTGCGGGTGCGACCTTCTGGGGCGCGAGTTACCTTCCCGACCACGCGCAGCTGCTCGACCCGCGGCTGCGGATCATCGGTGCGTTGAGTGTCGGTACCGGAATTCAAGCTCCGACAGGGCTTTTCGTCGGAGTTCCGATGCTGAGCATCACCGGCAACCTCGACGTGATCACCCCGGACGCACTGTGGCCCAGGCTGATCGACTACCGAACCCAGTTCCGGGCGCCCGCCTATATCGCCGCCGCCGTCAACGGCACCCATTTCACGGTCAACGACGACCTGCCGAACAATCCGGTCGCTGGACTGTCGATGGCGTGGCTCGAACATCTCGCAGGCACCGACGATCGCGCAGACTCGGTGTTCGTCGGCCCGCAGTGGAGTCTGCCGCGCGACGGGGCTTTCATGGCAGTGGAACGCAACGCCGCCGCCGACCAGCTGCAGTGACCCCGGCTGTTGCCGAACAGGCTGAGCCGGCACCGATATCGTGGTGGCGTGACCACGACGACCCGAACCTACGGCGGCCGGCCGGTGCAGGACCGGCGGGTAGACCGGCGTCGGCAGTTCCTCGACGCCGGACTCACCGTCTTCGGCGAATCGGGCTATCGGAACAGTTCCATCACCAGTGTGTGCCGCGCCGCGGGTTTGGCTCGCGCCCAGTTCTATGAGCTGTTCGACAATCGCGAAGACCTGTTGCTGGCCGTCTACGACCTGATCCAGGCCGATGCGCGCGAAGCCGTGCTGACCGCGGCCGCCGCCGCACCCGGTGACGCCACCGCCCGCGCCACCGCCGCCGTGACCGCGTTCGCCGAGTCGGTCGGCAGCGATCCGCGCCGCGCCGCCATCTCGTTCGTCGAGGTGATCGGCGTCAGCGACCGGGTCGAACAGCACCGGATCGAACAGCGCGCCATCTGGATGCAGTTCTTCGAGGCCGAACTGCGCAACGCTTGCGGACCCGACTTCGCCCCACCCGGCGGATATGCCACCGCCGCAACCGGTTTCATCGGCGCGCTGATGGCACTGGTGCATCGGTGGAGCACCACCGACCCCCGCCCGCCCCTCGCCGATCTGACCGCGGTCCTCACCCGGTTCTTGATCAGCCTCATCACCTGAATACCGAAATACCCGATGCCACGGGCAGTGGAATTCATCGAATTTCGCCGCAACACCACATACCCGGGCGTGTACAGTTGCTGTTGTCACGCGAGTGATGCTGGGGGATGGGACGCCGGTTGCAGCCGACGCCCCACCAGGTGGGTTATCATCTAGCCCGCAGCCAGCGGACCAGCACGAGCGCTCCGGCGGTTACGGCAGCAACGACCAGCACCATGCCGTAGTTGACCGGAGCCTCTTGCTTTTTGCGGCGATGTTTCGCCATCCCCCACCACCTCCTTCCTGGGCGCGATGTCGGACCATGTCCATCGCCCCTCGGAATGAGGTGGCCTCACCCTACGCGAACCTGCCGACCAGAATCGTTGGAACACCGGCACTTTCGACACCGAAAAGCGACTTTCCGCGCGAGGTTCCAGTTGTGCCATCGTTTTCGGGCCAAACGGACCACATCCCGTTGTGTCCCGGAGGGGTTCACAGATCATTCATACGGTTCACACGCCCTACACTCCCTGTGAACCGTATAAAAGCTCCGTGAACCCCGAGCTATCTCGTGATGGAACGCAGGCGCTGTGTTTCAGACCGGCGGGCGCGCTCGCGAACACCGGCGGATTGGCATACTGGTGCTGTGCAGGAACACCCGATCAGGTCCGGATCAACCTTCGGATTCATGACCAGCTCGGCGATCCGCCCAGTGACGACTGGACGCTCACCTTCGGTGGCCGAAGCGTCGACCAGACCGAGGTGCGAGCGTTCATCGAAAGCCAGTTCCCCAAGCAGGACCAATTCGTCTTGGACGAGCGGCGGTACCAATACTCTTGGGGCAGTTCGGCGATGGTGTGGTCCTTCGTCGTGGAGATGGCCCCGACGGTAGGTTCCGTGATCGCCGCCGGGATAGCCGGTGGCGCCGCATGGGACGGGGTCAAAGGAATCGGAAAGCGACTGCCGAGCCTGTGGGGCGGCCGCGAGACCGACGAGCCGTTGGCGATCACCGACGACTCGGCCAGGCGCGAGGCGATTCGGCTTGTGCGCGAACGGTATCGACTCGAGCCCGACAGCGTGCTCACCCCCGTGAGTATCACGTCCGATCTCGTGACTTTACGGTCCACTGTGGTCCTGGATGCCCGCACCGGAAACCGCTACGAGGTAGAACTGCTACGAACCGCGAGTGGCGTGAGCCTCGCAAGAATTACCGTCACCGAATCCGGCAGCTGACGGCTCCCGGTCGCGACGCCAAGTGCTAACCATGCTCAGCACCGGTGTCGTCGAATTTCGCCGCAAATGTACAGGCGTTGGGGTGTACAGTTGCGGTTGTCACGCGAGTGATGCCGAGCGGGAGAGCCGCTGCGCTAACAGCGGCCCCACCTGGTGGTTTACCTAGTCCACACTCGGCGGACCAGGATGAGCGCCCCGGCGATTGCGACAGCGGCCGTTACGCAGATGCCGTAATCGACCGGGGCCTTGCTCTTTTTGCGGCGATGTTTCGCCATTCCCCACCACCTCCTTCCTGGGCGCGATGTCGGACCATGTCCATCGCCCCTCGGAATGAGGTGGCCTCACCCTACGCGAACCTGCCGACCAGAATCGTTGGAACACCGGCACTTTCGACACCGAAAAGCGACCTTCCGCTCCAGGTTCCAGTTATGCCACACTTTTCGGTTCCAGAACGGAACGCATATCCCGCGTTCGACGTCGGCACCTACTTCAGACCTGGGGGCATCGGCGAATAGGCATACGAATCGTGAGCGGCGTTGCACCCCGGGGAGTTCCACAGACCATTCGTACCGTTCACAGGCCCTACACCCCCTGTGAACCGTATGCATGCTCTGTGAACCCCACCAACAGCTTTCGCAGGCCGCACGATTGCGCTCGTTTCAGATTCGGCGGTTGCGGTTGAGGCGGAATTCGCCCTGAATGTCGGGATTGTTGGGTTCCAGTTGGAATGTTCCGGAATGTCGCGGCGGCAGAAGAGGCATGCGAGTTGGATAGTGGAGCGGTTCGGTCAGGGGTGGTTGCGTAACGGCCGGTGTTTCTTGATCGACAATTGAGCGAATGTTTTCTCTCGAGCTGTACCAGAGACCTCAAGGAGAAACTGCATATGGAACGACCGAGTGTGATCCGTCGCCTCGCGACTGTTTTCGCCACAACGGCGGTGGCCGCGGGCGTTTTCGCCGGCAGTGCCGGTGCGGCGCCGAGCACCGTCGATTGGGGCACGGCCGCGCAGCAGTTGCGCGCGGCGGCCGCGGGCAACGCGCAGGCCGAGCAGGCGGTGGATCGGCTGCTCGCTTCGGGGCAGCTGAACAAGGCCGGACAGGTGGCGTTGCCTGCGCAACCGTTCCAGATTCCGGCCCAGTCGGATATCGGCCGTGGTGACGGTCCCGGCGTCTATGGGTCGGGTATCGCACTCGGGCTCGACGGGTTCCGGTTCGGGTTCTTCGGCGGACCCGGCACCATCGCGCCGAATCAGGGTGGCGCGAAACTCGAGGTGCTGTGGATCAATCTGTCCAACGGGCGCAGCGGCACCGAGGTGCTGAACGAGCACAACGACGTCCCGGTGGACACCACCATTCGGTCCCGGGCCTTGGACACCGGCGCGGGCATGATCGTCGCCGCGGTGTACGGCAGCCTGTGGCACCGCTGGTCGGTTCCGGTGAGCGACGCGAACCCGGACGGGTATCAGTACCAACTGGGCACGATCTCGGTGCCGTCGTTCGGCGCGGTTTACAACTGAGCGACCGGTTTGACGGCCGTCGCGGGGCAGCCCGCGGCGGCCGTCGTGCACTCGAATGACCTCTTGTTCGGAACTACGTAGTTCCGTAGCTTTTGTGGCGTGAGTCTGGAAGAGCGGGTCGCGGAACTCGAACGGCGGCTCGACGGGCTGCTGCCCTTCGCGAACGGGAACGGGCACGAAGCGTCGTCGGACCGCTGGGCGGCCACCCGCCTGCACGAGGAGTTCGCCGCGACCGACGAGCCGAACGGCGGCGTGCTGTTCGCGGGTTCGCTGCGACTGCCGACCGACGAGCAGTACAGCTGGCAGGCCACGTTCACCACCGGCGACCTGATCGAGGACGACTGGGCCGAGACCGCGGAATGCCTTGCCGCGCTGGGCAACCCGGTGCGGTTGCGGCTGCTGCGGGAGATCATGGGCGGCCGCAGGACCGCCGCCGAACTGGTCGGACTCGAGGGGGTCGGCACCTCGGGCCAGGTCTATCACCATCTGCGGCAGCTGGCCGCCGTCGGCTGGCTGCACACCGCCGGCCGCGGGCGTTTCGAAGTGCCCGCGGGCCGGGTGGTGCCGTTGCTGATCGCACTGGCCAGCGCGCGGCGCTGAACCTAACTCAGGTCGCCGAGCTGACCGGCGCAGAGCGCGAAGACGACCACGACGAGGGTGCGGATCAGCCGCACTGGTCACCGCACGAGCAGGCGCCGCCGGATTGGCAGCCACATTGGCAGCTCGGACCGCAGGTGCAATCCGGCGCCGGTACCGAAGTCGAGCGAACAAGCCTGATGATCATCGTTGAATCAGCCTCCATTCTGGTGTTCGACTACCCCTTGCGTGCATCGAACGCGCAGCGGCTGACCATGTCAAATAACCGCCGGTCCGGCGGTCTGGCGACACGCCGGTTACCGAAATTCCTCCCACGAAATCCCTGAAATCCCGCGGGCCGGACCCCGACACGGCGACCATGTCCGATTAATCCGGTTCAGTCTGTGACCCCGCACACTGAGCACTGCTACGGTATGCCAAAAGTGGCCGTACCAGTTCGCTAGGTCGAGTGCCGACGCGAGGTTCTGTGGAGGTGTTTCGACATGAAGGTGGCGCACGCGCTCGAGGTCGTGAAGGCGTTGGGAGTGCTGCGGAAGCGCGGGGTCTCCGATCCGCGCAAACCGCTGGAAACGCTTCGGACGATGAAGGAATCGCAGATCTACGGGCCGCAGGCCACGCTGATCCGCCACGCCGCGCGCATCGCGCCGGACTCCCTCGCACTGGCCGACGAGAAGGGTGAACTGACCTACGGCCAGATCGACAAGCAGTCGACCGCGATCGCGCGCGGCCTGCACGCGGCGGGGCTCACCGAGGGCACCGTCGTCGGGGTGCTGGCCCGCGACCATCGCGGCCTGATCCTGTCCATGGTTGCCGCGAGCAAGGCCGGCGTGCGGGTGGCGCTGATGAACACCGGGTTCGCCAAGCCGCAGTTCGCCGAGGTGTGCCAGCGCGAGCAGGTCAAGGCGATGCTGCACGACAGCGAGTTCCTCGGCCTGCTCGACGCACTGCCCGCCGACCTGCCGCGCTATCTCACGTGGGTCGACGAAGATACCGAATTGCCCACGGGCGCACAGACTCTCGATGACCTGGTCGCGGCGAACTCCAGCGAGGAGCTGGCCCCGCCGAGCAAGCCGGGCGGTTTCATCATTCTCACCAGCGGCACCACCGGCCTGCCGAAGGGCGCCACCCGCGCCAAGGTGTCGCCGCTGGCCACCGCGCAGTTCCTCGACCGCGTCCCGTTCCCGTACCGGGGCGCGCAGGTGATCGTGTCGCCGATCTTCCACAGCACCGGGTTCGGCACCTGGCTGGTCGGCATGGCGATGGGCAACAAGATCGTGGTGCGCCGCCGCTTCGACGCCGAGGCGACCCTGAAGTTGATCGCCGATCACAAGGCGGAGATGCTCGTCGCGGTGCCGACCATGCTGCACCGGATGACGGAGCTGGATCCGGCCATCCGCGCCAAGTACGACACCTCGTCGCTGAAGGTCATCCTGCTCGCGGGCTCGGCGCTGTCGCCGGAGCTCACCATGAAGGCCACCCAGGCGTTCGGGCCGGTCCTGTACAACCTGTACGGCTCGACCGAATGCTCGGTGGCGGCCATCGCGAACCCGGAAGACCTGGCCATCGCGCCCGGCACGGTCGGCCGCGCGCCGGTCACCTGCGAGGTGCGCCTGTTCGACGACAACGACAAGCCGGTCACCGCGATCGGCACGACCGCGCGCATCTTCATCCGCAGCGGGACGCCGTTCGAGGGCTAC
This genomic stretch from Nocardia brasiliensis ATCC 700358 harbors:
- a CDS encoding acyl-CoA synthetase; protein product: MKVAHALEVVKALGVLRKRGVSDPRKPLETLRTMKESQIYGPQATLIRHAARIAPDSLALADEKGELTYGQIDKQSTAIARGLHAAGLTEGTVVGVLARDHRGLILSMVAASKAGVRVALMNTGFAKPQFAEVCQREQVKAMLHDSEFLGLLDALPADLPRYLTWVDEDTELPTGAQTLDDLVAANSSEELAPPSKPGGFIILTSGTTGLPKGATRAKVSPLATAQFLDRVPFPYRGAQVIVSPIFHSTGFGTWLVGMAMGNKIVVRRRFDAEATLKLIADHKAEMLVAVPTMLHRMTELDPAIRAKYDTSSLKVILLAGSALSPELTMKATQAFGPVLYNLYGSTECSVAAIANPEDLAIAPGTVGRAPVTCEVRLFDDNDKPVTAIGTTARIFIRSGTPFEGYTDGRNKQIIDGFMSSGDVGHFDEHGLLMVDGRDDDMIVSGGENVFPQEVENLLLERPDIFDAAVVGVDDAEFGKRLRAFVVPEPGQNPDGEEIKAYVKNNLARYKVPREVVFLDDLPRNPTGKLLRRVLVEYDTTA
- a CDS encoding alpha/beta hydrolase; translation: MVFVAAMLLPGVGAAGAEPGDPNLPPVSGGPGGVWPKTVQGDIHRTFAQLGPHTVAVSQQLHPCDDLYGSIQRLGFWIMGGRDGDKMQCTTAFPHGLDSPIGMLYYWPTDLPDQSAAPVLVWLPGLDGDAGQYDQIARLWASRGFVVAMPYNFINSFPTDDLWGIQALLREEARPDSPLHGKVDFTRTILGGHSGGAGATFWGASYLPDHAQLLDPRLRIIGALSVGTGIQAPTGLFVGVPMLSITGNLDVITPDALWPRLIDYRTQFRAPAYIAAAVNGTHFTVNDDLPNNPVAGLSMAWLEHLAGTDDRADSVFVGPQWSLPRDGAFMAVERNAAADQLQ
- a CDS encoding ArsR/SmtB family transcription factor yields the protein MSLEERVAELERRLDGLLPFANGNGHEASSDRWAATRLHEEFAATDEPNGGVLFAGSLRLPTDEQYSWQATFTTGDLIEDDWAETAECLAALGNPVRLRLLREIMGGRRTAAELVGLEGVGTSGQVYHHLRQLAAVGWLHTAGRGRFEVPAGRVVPLLIALASARR
- a CDS encoding alpha/beta fold hydrolase; amino-acid sequence: MTAIPLQTTVTGSGPGLVLAHGAGGTIDTNFGTLIPALAATHTVVASDYPDEDVRLDLDGLADALVGAAVERGVETFTVLGYSLGSTVAVRAAVRHPDRVRGLILAAGFAKADNRARLAVQLWQDLLERGEATTFSRLTLSMAFSATFLNELSADAVDEAVRAGATTIPGGTRQQAALVERVDTTRDLPRLEVPTLIVNATEDLLIDPSNSRFLADTIPGAEYTEIAAGHVLMAEQPEQWRKTVDEFLVRHSL
- a CDS encoding glycosyltransferase family 39 protein, coding for MPIVAACFAVVLVTLASRYGYHRDELYFLAAGRHLSWGYPDQPPLTPLVAELMAAIDPDSLLLLRLPGVLAATLVVVCAGLLAREFGGGRGAQALAAAAVASAALLMGAGHMLSTAVFDLAVWSVLSLLALKLVGQDGVESTARRKSLWFNGPRLWIVIGVVVGVGLQNKLLLIFPLAALVVSLLLFGPRKIFATKYFPLAIGIAVLIWLPYLVWQARNGWPQWEMGRAIAGGSSGTSDSPIMFVLLQFGLMGPVLVPLWLFGLWRLARDRRYRAFAATYGLLFVLFLVIGGKAYYLGSMYPILLAAGAVPLAGWLGERKTRWAAVSFGVAVNAALCAVLFLPVLPVSVLKDTPVLAVNYDAGETIGWPEFVRQVGAVRAGMGDNVAVLTANYGEAGAIERFGAPYRLPVPHSGHNSYWWWGPPRDGTAEYLTVGIDRDRLAEIFADIQPAGRIDNGLDIDNDEQGEPLFICRDLRAPWSELWARAKHLG
- a CDS encoding acyl-CoA dehydrogenase family protein → MINLELPKKLRASANQAHQVATEIFRPISRKYDLAEHEYPVELDTMAAMVEGLADSGTQKIGGAAGGREDDSETNGHATELLGNSNGGNMSALLNALETSWGDVGLMLSIPYQGLGNAAIAAVATDEQLKRFGKVWASMAITEPSFGSDSAAVTTTAVLDGDEWVLNGEKIFVTAGQRSTHIVVWASVDRSLGRAAIKSFVVPRDAPGLSVARLEHKLGIKASDTAVLLLQDCRIPKDNILGSPEVNVEKGFAGVMQTFDNTRPMVAAMAVGVARAALEELRAILTDAGVEISYDTPPNNQHAAAAEFLRMEADYESAYLLSLRAAWMADNKKPNSLEASMSKAKAGRTGTDVSLKAVELAGAIGYSQRTLLEKWGRDSKILDIFEGTQQIQQLIVARRILGKTSAELK
- a CDS encoding acyl-CoA dehydrogenase family protein; translation: MMMSTRDSATKRRPDTSAVGLNHPKRDWMGAAMRVMTTLTGSELAEKYNLRKPIERVTYEGTKTGFRTLGAATRVFAKVTGNGQPKRLAPNEAKNKDFFDLTPTDEQQMITETVKEFADEILRPAAYEADAAAKAPRDLLERAAELGITLINVPEELEGAASERGAVTNSLVAEALAHGDMGLALPILAPSGVAVALSQWGTDAQQKTYLPAFTGENVPQASVVISEPRALFDPFALQTKAVRSPSGYRISGVKSLVPAAADAELFLIAAELDGRPALFIVPSDAPGLVVEADPSMGLRAAGLGRLLLDNVAVGTDAILGDGDAKQRAEDYADAVRLARLGWASLAVGTGQAVLDYVIPYVNEREAFGEPISNRQAVAFMVANIAIELDGLRLVTLRGASRAEQGLSFAREAALARKLATDKGMQIGLDGVQLLGGHGFTKEHPVERWYRDLRAIGVAEGVVLI
- a CDS encoding TetR/AcrR family transcriptional regulator, which encodes MTTTTRTYGGRPVQDRRVDRRRQFLDAGLTVFGESGYRNSSITSVCRAAGLARAQFYELFDNREDLLLAVYDLIQADAREAVLTAAAAAPGDATARATAAVTAFAESVGSDPRRAAISFVEVIGVSDRVEQHRIEQRAIWMQFFEAELRNACGPDFAPPGGYATAATGFIGALMALVHRWSTTDPRPPLADLTAVLTRFLISLIT